A genomic window from Luteolibacter flavescens includes:
- a CDS encoding non-ribosomal peptide synthetase, whose protein sequence is MTAPPLMPEALSVDSLISPFHAHASRFPDRIAVTAGTRSLTYGELQARASRLAGRLQALGARPGVFVGIGLDRSIDLMVALLAVVESGAAYVPLDPAYPAARLSHMISTAGLDLVLSRGDLAPVFSAAGAKTVIDVQAYGGNAHSTPYATPDDPLYAIFTSGSTGQPKAASVFRKGFANLLGWYGSELTLGPDDCTLVISSPSFDLTQKNFFTPLLTGGRLVLDDCGTYDISRISALIRDHRVTLVNCTPSAFYPLVDAAAADGYAALSSLRFAVLGGEPISIPRLRAWLEHPACRAEVVNSYGPTECTDICAYHRLHRGNLDDFPFVPLGREIPNVTVTIRDEDLAVIPDGELGELCIAGAGLGGGYLNDPTRTASSFALAGGIYRTGDLARRLPCGTLEFRGRADHQVKVNGFRIELGEIELALEQHPDVREAVVIAKDGRLIAHLKGSASAASLKEHLATLLPGYMVPGEFHHAESFPLTPNGKVDRLALANAPETPKAASFQDGSLTGRILALWSDVLGRPVADPEANFFDLGGTSIHLAVIHVKLREMTGRDLAITDLFACPSARTLATFLSPQAATAASAAQDRARLQRAGLANFRRPR, encoded by the coding sequence CGCCTGCAGGCACTCGGGGCACGCCCCGGGGTATTCGTGGGGATCGGCCTCGACCGGTCCATTGACCTGATGGTCGCCCTGCTGGCCGTGGTGGAATCCGGGGCCGCCTATGTGCCGCTGGATCCCGCCTATCCTGCCGCGCGGCTTTCACACATGATCTCAACTGCCGGGCTGGACCTCGTCCTGAGCCGCGGGGATCTGGCCCCGGTCTTCTCGGCAGCGGGTGCGAAGACGGTCATCGACGTCCAGGCCTACGGAGGGAACGCGCACAGCACTCCCTACGCGACACCGGACGATCCGCTGTATGCGATCTTCACCTCGGGCTCGACCGGGCAACCGAAGGCCGCCTCGGTCTTCCGCAAGGGCTTCGCGAACCTCCTCGGCTGGTATGGCTCGGAACTCACGCTCGGGCCGGACGACTGCACGCTGGTGATCAGCTCGCCGAGCTTCGACCTCACGCAGAAGAATTTCTTCACTCCCCTGCTCACCGGCGGCCGCCTCGTCCTCGACGACTGCGGCACGTACGATATCTCTCGTATTTCCGCGCTGATCCGGGATCACCGCGTGACGCTGGTGAATTGCACTCCCAGCGCCTTTTACCCGCTGGTGGATGCGGCGGCGGCAGACGGTTACGCCGCGCTTTCCTCGCTGCGCTTCGCCGTCCTCGGCGGGGAGCCGATCTCCATCCCGCGGCTGCGCGCCTGGCTGGAGCACCCGGCCTGCCGAGCCGAGGTGGTGAATTCCTACGGCCCCACCGAGTGCACGGACATCTGCGCCTACCATCGCCTGCACCGGGGAAATCTGGATGACTTCCCCTTTGTCCCCCTCGGCCGGGAAATCCCGAATGTCACGGTGACCATCCGCGACGAGGATCTGGCCGTCATTCCCGACGGCGAGCTTGGCGAGCTGTGCATCGCCGGGGCCGGACTCGGCGGTGGCTACCTGAATGACCCGACGCGCACCGCCAGCAGCTTCGCGCTCGCGGGCGGGATCTACCGCACCGGCGACCTTGCCCGACGATTGCCCTGCGGAACTTTGGAATTCCGAGGCCGCGCCGACCATCAGGTAAAGGTGAATGGCTTCCGCATCGAGCTCGGGGAAATCGAGCTCGCCCTCGAACAACACCCCGACGTGCGCGAAGCCGTGGTGATCGCAAAGGACGGCCGCCTGATCGCCCACCTCAAGGGCAGCGCATCCGCCGCCTCGCTGAAGGAGCATCTGGCCACCCTGTTGCCCGGATACATGGTGCCCGGTGAATTCCACCACGCGGAGAGCTTCCCGCTGACGCCAAATGGCAAGGTGGACCGGCTGGCCCTCGCGAATGCCCCGGAGACCCCGAAAGCAGCTTCTTTCCAGGACGGCAGTTTGACAGGCCGCATCCTTGCCCTCTGGTCCGACGTTCTCGGACGTCCCGTCGCCGATCCCGAGGCGAACTTCTTCGACCTCGGCGGCACCTCGATCCATCTGGCGGTGATCCACGTGAAGCTCCGTGAAATGACCGGCCGCGACCTCGCGATCACCGATCTCTTCGCCTGCCCGAGCGCCAGGACGCTCGCCACCTTCCTCTCCCCTCAGGCGGCCACCGCGGCATCCGCCGCCCAGGACCGGGCCCGCCTGCAGCGGGCGGGACTCGCAAATTTCCGTCGCCCCAGATGA